The genomic region TGTGGCACTGTCCCGCGGGTCACCCCGGGTGGCCGTTAGCCACCACCTTGCCCTGTGGAGCCCGGACGTTCCTCGGGAGGATCCGGAGATCCCCACGCGGCCGTCCGGCCGACTCGTCCGCCGTACGGACATCGTAGCCGGTCGCGGCCCTGCCGGAGTCGGCCGGCTGCGGGCCGGGGCGGGACGGTGGTCCGGGCCGGTGCCGGGTGCCGCACCTTTACGCTGGCTGTTGCCGCTCACGTACGAAGGAGACCTGCCGTGCTCGTGCTCTTGCCGCCGTCCGAAGGAAAGGCCGCGAGCGGCTCCGGTGCCCCGCTGAAGCCGGAGTCGCTGTCGCTGCCGGGGCTGGCCGGGGCACGGGCCGCGGTGCTGGACGAACTGGTCGAGCTGTGCGCGGCGGACGAGGAGAAGGCGCGCGAGGTCCTCGGGCTGAGCGAGGGGCTGCGCGGCGAGGTCGTCAAGAACACGGGGCTGCGGACCGCGGGCGCGCGTCCCGCCGGTCAGATCTACACCGGCGTGCTCTACGACGCACTGGACCTCGGCTCCCTCGACGCGTCGGCCCGGCGGCGGGCCGCGACGTCCCTGCTGGTGTTCTCCGGGCTGTGGGGTGCGGTACGGATCGGCGACCGGATCCCCTCGTACCGCTGCTCGATGGGGGTGAAGCTGCCGGGCCTCGGGGCGCTCGGGACGCACTGGCGGGCGCCGATGGCTGCCGTCATGCCCGAGGTCGCGGGCGGTGGCCTGGTGCTCGATCTGCGGTCGGCCGCCTATGCGACGGCGTGGAAGCCGAAGGGTGAGGTCGCGGAGCGTACGGCTTCGGTGCGGGTGCTGCACGCGCCGACCCGGAAGGTCGTCAGTCACTTCAACAAGGCGACGAAGGGGCGGATGGTGCGCGATCTGCTGCTCGCGGGCGCCGCACCGGCCGACCCCGCCGCCCTCGTCGAGACCCTGCGGGAGCTGGGGTACGTGGTGGAGGCATCGGCTCCGGTGAAGGCCGGGAAGGCCTGGGAGCTGGATGTGCTGGTGACCGAGATCCACTGAGCCGCACCCACGTCCGTTGCGCAGGATGCAACGGGCGTTGCGCGTGACGTGTGTGCCGGGGCAGGATGCCGGTATGACTTCCGTGCTCGACCTTGCCCCCGTGGTCCCTGTCGTCGTGCTCGACGACGCAGCCGATGCCGTACCGCTGGCGCGGGCGCTGGTCGCGGGCGGGCTGCCCGCGATCGAGGTGACGCTGCGGACACCCGCCGCGCTGGACGCGATCCGGGCCATCGCCGCCGAGGTGCCGGACGCGGTGGTCGGCGCGGGCACCGTGATCTCCCCCGAGGGGGTCTCTCAGGCACTCGCCGCGGGGGCCCGGTTCCTGGTCAGCCCCGGCTGGTCGGACCGGCTGCTGGGCTCGATGACGGAGTCCGGTGTGCCGTTCCTGCCGGGCGTCTCCACGACCTCGGAGGTCGTGCAGCTGCTGGAGCGCGGGATCACCGAGATGAAGTTCTTCCCCGCGGAGGCGGCGGGCGGGACGCCCTACCTGAAGTCGCTCGGGGGGCCGCTGCCGCAGGCCCGGTTCTGCCCCACCGGCGGGATCTCGCTGACGTCCGCGCCGTCGTATCTGGCGCTGCCGAACGTGGGCTGCGTCGGCGGGACCTGGATGCTCCCGGCGGAAGCCGTCGCCACCCGGGACTGGGCGCGGGTGGAGTCACTGGCGCGGGGTGCGGCGGCGCTGCGCGTGGCGTGACGCGGGTCCGGTCGACCGGCGGCCGAAGCGCATTCCGCCCGAAGCGGGTTTCCGCTCAGCGCAGGTGTGACGTGTCGTTCAGCAGCCGTACGGACGCGTTGCCGTCCGCGTAGTACGCGACCGCCGACACCGAGGCCGCCGAGAGTTCCATCCGGAACAGCGACTCGGGCGGCGCTCCCAGCGCGAGCCGTACCAGTGTCTTGATCGGTGTGACATGCGTGACCAGCAGCGCCGTCGTCCCCCGGTGCCCGGCGATCAGCCGGTCGCGGGCGGACGCGACCCTGCGGGCCACTGTCGCGAAGCTCTCGCCGCCGCCGGTCGGGGCCGCCTTGGACGAGGCGAGCCAGGCGTCGAGGTCGGCGCGGTACCGCTCGCGCGCCTCGCCGAACGTCAGGCCCTCCCAGGCACCGAAGTCCGTCTCGCGCAGGCCCTCTTCGATCCGGACCGGCAGACCCAGCCGGTCCGCCACCGTCTGCGCCGTCTCGCGGCAGCGGCGCAGCGGTGACGACACGACCGCCTGGATCGTGCCGCGGGCAGCGAACGCCGCCGCGGCCCGTTCCGCCTGCTCGCGGCCGGTCGCGGACAGCTCGGGGTCCGTGCCGCCGCTGCCGGAGAACCGCTTCTCCGGGGTGAGCGCCGTCTCGCCGTGGCGCAGCAGTACGAAGGTCGCCGGGGCGCCCAGGTCGGCCGGGGCCGACCAGCCGACCGGCGGGGCGGCCGGGGCACCGGTCGCCTCAGGGGCGGACGGCGCGCCCAGGTCCGCCGTCGAGTCCGACGGCTCCCACTGCCTGCCGTCCCTGCCCGCGTCCATCGCCTCGTTGGCGAGCCGGTCCGCGTGCTTGTTCCGCTCGCGCGGGATCCACTCGTACGTCACCTGTGACCGGGGCAGCACGGTGGCGGCCTCCGCCGCCAGCGGCTTCATGTCCGGGTGCTTGATCTGCCAGCGCCCCGACATCTGCTCGACGACGAGTTTGGAGTCCATCCGGACCCGGACCCGAGCGGCGGGGTCCAGCGCCGCGGCGGCCCGGAGCCCGGCGATGAGGCCCCGGTACTCGGCCACGTTGTTCGTGGCGAAACCGATGAACTCCGCGGCCTCGGTCAGGGTCTCCCCGGTGGCCGGGTCGAGCACGACCGCGCCGTAGCCGGCGGGCCCCGGGTTGCCCCGGGAACCGCCGTCCGCCTCGACGACGAACTCCCGCATCAGATGCCCGAGTCGGCCGTACGCACCAGGATGCGGTGGCAGTTCTCGCACCGCAGCACCGAGTCGGCGGGAGCCGCCTTCACCTCGTTGACCTCGGTGATGTTGAGCTCCAGACGGCAGCCCTCGCAGCGGCGCTGGTAGAGACGGGCCGCGCCGACGCCGCCCTGCTGCACCCGCAGCTTCTCGTACAGCTTCATCAGGTCGGCGGGGACCGAGGCGGCCACCACCTCGCGCTCCTTGGTGAGGGTGGCGACCTCGCGGTCGATCTCCCCGGCGGCGGCGTCGCGGCGCGCGGTGGCGTCGGCGACCTTGCCCTCGACGGACCCGACCCGCTCGGTGAGTTCGGTGGCGCGCTCCTGCGCGGACTCCCGGCGCTCCATCACTTCGAGGACGACGTCCTCCAGGTCACCCTGGCGCTTGGCGAGCGAGGTGATCTCGCGCTGGAGGTTCTCCAGGTCCTTGGGCGAGCTGACCGCACCGGAGTCGAGCCGCTGCTGGTCGCGCGCCGAGCGCTGGCGGACCTGGTCGACGTCCTGCTCGGCCTTGGTCTGCTCGCGGGCGGTGTCGCTCTCCTCCGTCCGCACGGCGACGAGCAGGTCGCGGAGCTGGGTGAGGTCCTTGGTCAGGGAGTCGATCTCGGCGTGCTCGGGAAGCGACTTGCGCTTGTGCGCGAGCTGCGACAGCCGTACGTCGAGGGACTGGACGTCGAGGAGTCGGATCTGGTCGGCGTGCGCGGCGTTCAGTTGGGGGCTCCAGAAGGATCGGTTGCGGTGGACGCCGCGTGGGCGGTCCAGGGGTCTGTGACCGTACGGGAGACGTGGGTACGCAGACCCCATCCGTTCCGGTCGGAAATCGCGTCGAGCTGCGCCGCGGCCTGCGTGCACCAGGGCCACTCGGTGGCCCAGTGCGCCGCGTCGAGCAGCCCGAGCGGCGACTGCTGCACCGCCTCGGACACCGGGTGGTGGCGCAGGTCGGCGGTGAGGAAGGCATCGACGCCACTGGCGCGTACCTGGTCGAAGAGGCTGTCGCCGGAGCCGCCGCTGACCGCGACGGTGTGGACGAGGGCGTCGGGGTCGCCCGCGACGCGGATGCCCTGCGCGGTGGCGGGGAGCCGTGCGGCGGCCCGTGCGGCGAACTCCCGCAGGGTCACCGGGTGGTCGAGCTCACACACCCGGCCGAGGCCCCGCCGCCCGTGCGGGTCGGCCGGGTCGGGTACGAGGGGGCCCACGACCCGCAGGTCCAGCGCCCCGGCGAGCGCGTCGGAGACCCCGGGGTCGGCGGTGTCGGCGTTGGTGTGTGCGACGTGCAGGGCGATGCCGTGCCGGATCAGGGTGTGCACGACACGGCCCTTGAAGGTGTCGGCAGCGACCGTCGTCGTCCCGCGCAGATAGAGCGGGTGGTGGGTGACGATCAGCTGGGCACCGAGCGCCACCGCCTCGTCGGCGATCTCCTGGACGGGGTCGACGGCGAAGAGGACCCGGTCGACACCTTCGGGGGCCTGCGGATCGCCGCACACCGTACCGACGGCGTCCCAGGATTCGGCCCGCTCGGGAGGCCAGAGGGCGTCGAGTGCGGCGATGACTTCAGACAGACGGGGCACGGCTACAGGTTACCTGCGCTCCGTGCCCCGGCTGCCGGTCGGGCCTGGTCGGTGAACCAGCCGGCCTCACTTGACCAGCCGGTGTCACTTGACCAGCCGGTGTTACTTGACGAGCCGGTGTTACTTGACGAGGTAGTGCTGGAGGTCGTCGAGGACCTTGTCGGCCGCGGTCACGCCCAGACCCAGGTACCAGGTCTCGTCGGGAACGTTCTTCGCCTGCCCGTCCTTGACCGCCTTGAGGTTCTTCCAGAGCGGGTTGGACTGGACGGTGTCGCGCTTGGTGGCCTTGGGGTCGCCGTACACGCCGGTGAAGATCCAGTCGGCGTCCGCGGAGTCGATCTTCTCGGGGCTGATCTCCACGGCGAGGTCGTTCACCTGCTGGCTCTTGGGCCGCGGCAGTCCGGCGTCCTGGAGGATCGTGCCGATGAAGGACTGCTGCGCGTAGAGGCGGATCCGGTCCGGCATGTACCGGACCATCGAGATGGTCGGCTTGTGCGGGCCGACGTCGGCGCCGAGCTGCTTGGCGCGCTTCTCGTACGAGCCGAGTTCGGCCTTGGCCTGGGCGGTCCGGTCGAGCGCCGCCGCGTTCAGCAGGTAGTTCTGCTTCCAGGTGAAGCCCGGACGGATGGAGAAGACGGTCGGCGCGATCTTCTTGAGTGCGTCGTACTTGTCCGCCGCGCGCAGCTGGCTGCCGAGGATCAGGTCCGGGTGGAGGTTGGCGATGGCCTCCAGGTTGAGGTTGTTGATCGTGCCGACGTTCTTCGGGTTCCCGGCGTTCTTCTTGAGGTAGCTGGGAATGCCCTCGCTGCCCTCGGTGGGCGCGTAGCCGACCGGCTTGATGCCGAGGGAGACGACGTTGTCCAGCTCGCCGACGTCGAGGACGACGACCCGCTGGGGCTTCGCCTTGAGCACGGTCTTGCCCATGGCCTGGGTGATGGTGCGCGGGAACTGGCCGGGCTTGGCGTCCGTACCGAACGCGGCGGTCTTCTTCGCGGCGTCCCCGAAGTCCTTGCCCCCGGTCGCGACGTCCTTCTTGGCCGCCGAGTTGGCCTTGTCGGAGCTCGCGGCGCCGTCCCCGCTGTCACTGCTTCCGCAGGCGGCGAGGGTGAGCGCGCCGGTGAGCGCGAGGGCGGCGACAGCTGCGCTGCGGCGACGTACGGACATGGCAAAGCTCCTGACAAGGGTTACTTAGGTGTGCCTAACCTTAACCACCCCTCTCCCGCCGAGCACACCCACCCCCTCCTTCTCAGCCGAACCCCGCGGTGGCCACCCTTACGAGGGACTTCGTCCGACCCGGCTGGTTCGGCAGGACGTACGAAAACTAGCTTCGGTGTCCGGAGGTGACCGAACGATGACAGCCCCGGCCACGACAACCGCGACGATGACCGCGACGCAGCCCCACACGACCGCCACGACCCTCGCGAACACCGCGGACGGTCTCGACGCGGTACGGCGGACGGACTTCACCCTTGCCCACGACGGGTCCTACGCCGCCCGGCTGGCCCGCCGCAGCGGGGACGCCTGGTTCCCCGAGCGCTGGACGCTGGACGGACCCGAGCCGTACGCGGTGGAACTGCCCGGCCACCAGCCCGAGGAGCCGGACTCCGACGTGCTGCCGCTGGCCGACGGGCGGGTGCTGATCCGCCGGTTCATCGAGGGGCGGCACACCTTCTCCCTGCTCTATCCGACCGGTCCGGGCACCGGCGAGGTGCCCCTGGGGGGCGTCGAGTGCGAGCGGCTGACCCTGCTGCCGCCCGCGCCGGGCAGCGCCTGCGCCTACGCCCTGGCGCCGGGCGAGCACGCGACCACGGTCTGGCTGGTGGCGGGCGGGGCCTTCGGGCCCGAGTACGTCACGGAGGTGCCGGGGCGCTGCACCGGCGGGGTGTGGCTGGACCGTACGGGCCGGATGCTGGCCCTGGACCGGGAGACGGACGGGGTCACCAAGGCGGTGGCGGTCGACCTGGAACGGGGCGGCGAAGTCACCCCGCTGCTCCAGATCACCGACGACAGCGACGACCGCCTGCTGCTGGCCGACGCGGACAGCGGCCTGCTGCTCGTACGGTCGAACGCGCCCGGGTACGACCGGCTGGGCTGGGGCGTCCTGGGGAGCCGGCGGCCGGTGCGCTTCCCGGAGTGTCTGCGGCTGGACGACGCGGTGGTCTCGCCGTTCGCCGTGCAGCCGGGGCAGGTGCTGATGCCGGAGACCTGCGGGGTCGCGCTGCGGATCGACGGCGCGGCGGGCAGCTGGCTGGGGGTGTGGCGGCCCGCGGCCCGGCGGCTGCTGCAACGGGCCGCTCCCGAAGGGTGGTTGGCGGGGGCCGGGCTGTGGACCGCGGAAGGGGTGCTCAGGCTGCCGTGCTCCACGGGCCCGGTACCGGTCTCAGTGGTGGACATCGCGCCGCTCGGCGAGGTGCCCTGCGACCTCTCCATCGAGCTGTCCATGGGGGTGGGCACAGAACCCGCACAAGTGGAAGTCCCTGGTCAGGAACCGTGCGGCCCCCCTGACACTCCTGTTGTGTGCAAGCCCGTACCGTTGCAGCAGGCGCCTCTCAACGGGCGCCCGCAGGCTGGTTAGAATCTCGGGCCTGCCCACACGAGCAGCGCTGCAGTAACTGAAGTAAGCGAGCGATTTGACGGGGGAGACGTCTCATCATGTCTGAAGCCAGGACCGACACCGCCCGGACGAGGCCGCAGCCTGCGACCGCGGGCCGGGGCGAAGCCGGAGGCTCCGGAAAGCACCGAGGGAGTGCGGCGCCCACCGAGGCGTCGGAGGCCGAGACCAACGGCCGCCACCGCCGCGCGGCGGAGCAACGCACCGGTGCTGCCTGACCGATCACGCGTACGCGCACAGGGAAGGGACCGTCCCCTCGGGGGCCGGTCCCTTCCCTGTGCGCCGGTAGCAGCGGCCCGTCAGCCGCTGTGCTTGAGTCCCAGGACCTCCGAGGCCGCGAAGGTCTCGTTCGGCGGCCGGTCCGCGTAGTACGGGGAGAGCACCTCGTCCAGCTCCTCGTACGAGAACACGGTCTTCGCGGTGTCGAACTTCGCGGCCACCCTGGGCCGTTCCACGACGGCGACCATCCCGCCGTGCACCACGAGCAGTTGCCCGTTGACCTGGGCCGCGGCCGGGGACGCGAGGTAGCCGACGAGCGGGGAGACGTGCTCGGGGGCCAGCGGATCCAGCTCGCCCGCGCCCGGCTCCTGGAATCCGGCGAAGACGTCCTCGGTCATCCGGGTCCTGGCGCGCGGGCAGATCGCGTTGGCGGTCACCCCGTACTTGCCGAGGGCCAGCGCCGTCGACGTGGTCAGCCCGACGACACCGCCCTTGGCCGCCGCGTAGTTCGGCTGGCCCGCCGAGCCTGCCAGGTACGCCTCCGAGGAGGTGTTGACGATCCGGCCGTAGACCGGTCCGCCCGCGGCCTTGGAACGCTCCCGCCAGTGGACGGAGGCGAAGTGGGTGGTGTTGAAGTGGCCCTTGAGGTGGACCCGGATCACCGAGTCCCACTCGCTCTCGCTCATCGAGAACACCATGCGGTCCCGCAGGATGCCCGCGTTGTTGACCAGGATGTCGAGCTTCCCGTAGGTGTCGACCGCCAACTGCACCAGGGCGCGGGCCTGTTCGTGGTCCGCGACGTCGCCGAGGTGGGCGACCGCCTGCCCGCCCGCCGCGCGGATCTCGGCGGCCACCTCCTCGGCGGGCGCGGCGGACGCCTCGCCGGAACCGTCACGGCCCGGCTGGCCGAAGTCGTTGACGACGACACTCGCGCCGAGCCGGGCGAGTTCCAGCGCCTCGGCACGGCCGAGGCCGCGGCCGGCCCCGGTGACGATCGCGGACAGGCCATCGAGTGGCAAAGACATGGACCAGCTCTCCTTACAGGTCTCCGGAGCCACAGGTCTCCGGTTACGGCGTCTCCGTTACGGCGTCTCCGTTACAGCGCTACCGGCTCTGAGGACCGGCGCGGCTCGGAGCTCACGGATCCCTCGGATCTCACAGACCCCTCAGGCCTCCCAGATCCCTCAGATCCCTCAGATCTCGATGCAGGTACGCAGCGCCTCGCCCGTACGCATCTGCACCAGCGCGTCGTTGATCCCGGCGAGCGGCACCCGGTGCGTGATCAGCCCTTCGAGGTCGATGCGTCCGGCCCGCCAGAGCGAGATGGCCCGCTCGTAGGAGCGGACGACGTCCCCGCCGCCGTACATGGAGGGCAGGATCCGCTTCTCGTCGAAGAACAGCTCGAACATGTTGAGCTGGAGGAAGTCGTCCATGGCGCCCGCGCCGACCACGCACAGGGTGCCGCCGCGCCGGGTCGTCTCGTACGCCGTCCGGGCCGTGGCCGACTTGCCGACGACCTCGAAGACGTAGTCGAAGCCCTCCCCCGCCGTGATGCGCTGCTTGGCGTCGGTCAGCGCGTCCGGGGCGATGGCCTCCGTCGCGCCGAACTTCAGCGCGGCCTCCCGGCGAGAGGCGACCGGGTCGACGGCGATGATCTGGGAGGCGCCCCTGAGCCGCGCGCCCTGGATCGCGGAGATTCCGACGCCGCCGCAGCCGATGACCGCGACCGACGAACCGGCCTGCACGTCGGCGGTGTTGATGGCGGCGCCGAGTCCGGTCGTGACGCCGCAGCCGATGAGCGCGGCGATCTCGAACGGCACGTCGTCGGGGATGGGCACCGCGCACCCCGCGCCCACGACGACCTCCTCGGTGAAGGTGCCGGTCCCGGCGAATCCGAAGACATCGCCGCCGGGGCGCTTGAAGTTGGGGGTGCCCGCGTTCATGAACCCGGCGAGGCACAGCTCGGTCTGGCCGCGCTTGCAGGCCGGGCAGATCCCGCAGGCGGGCAGCCAGCAGAGCACCACCCGGTCGCCCTGGCTGAGACCCGTGACCCCGTCGCCGACGTCCAGGATCTCGCCCGCGCCCTCGTGGCCGGGGACGAACGGCGCGGGCTGCGGAAGCACCCCGTTCATCGCGGAGACGTCCGAGTGGCAGAGCCCGGTGGCCCGGACCCTGATCTTGACCTTGCCGGGGCCGAAGCCCACCGCCTCGACGTCGTCGTGGACCTCGAGCTTCTCCTGGCCTATCTCGTGCAGTACGGCTGCGCGCATGGTGCGGCTCCTCACATACGGCTACTTCTGGTGGGTCAGTGGTGTGTGACGACGGTGCCGGTCAGTGGTGTGTGACGACGGTGTCGGCGAGGACCGGCGCGTCGTCCCGTTCGACGGCCGAGACGGCCACCTGGACACGGCCCGGCGACTCCCACATCCGGAGCCGGAGGGTCTCGCCGGGGAAGACGACACCGGCGAAGCGGGTGGCGTACGAGTCGACCCGGGCGACATCGCCGCCGAGCACGGTGTCGACGACGGCCTTGAGCGTCATTCCGTACGAGCAGAGCCCGTGCAGGATCGGCCGGTCGAACCCGGCGAGCTTGGCGAACTCCGGGTCGGCGTGCAGCGGGTTCCAGTCGCCGGAGAGCCGGTAGAGCAGGGCCTGGTCCGGGCGGATCGGGCGCTCCTCGGTGCGGTCGGGCGCCCGGTCGGGGAGTTCGAGCCGGGCCGAGGGGCCGCGTTCGCCGCCGAACCCGCCCTCGCCCCGTACGAAGATCTGGGAGTCGCTGGTCCACAACGGGCCCTCGGCGTCACTCACTTCGGAGCGCAGCACGATGACGGCGGCCTTCCCCTTGTCGTACACCGCCTGGACGCGGGACGCGGAGACGGCCGTGCCCTCGACGGGGATCGGCCGGTGCAGGACGACGGTCTGCCCACCGTGCAGGACGGCGGCGAGGTCCACCTCGATCCCGGGTGCGGTGAGGCCGCCCGCCAGGGCCGTGCCCGCGCCGGCGACCGTGGCGAAGCTGGGCAGGACGTGCAGCCTGGACTCCAGGGTGTAGCGCAGCTCGTCGGCGTCGGTGGCGGGCAGACCGGCGCCAACCCCGAGGTGGTAGAGCTGGACGTCCTTGTGGCCCCAGGTGATCTCGCTGGAGCGGGGTTCGGCGGCAACGGCCTCTGCGGCATCAATGGGCATGGGGCGAGGGCTCCTTGACGAGGGAAAGACCTCGGTGCGACCGTCCGCACCGTCAGGCGCACCGAGGTCGTACGGGACCGGCCTCCGGCGCCCTTTGTAGAACGCGTTCTAGGCCGATGACCCCATGTATAACGCACCCCTCAGCACTTGTGAAGACTCCTGACGCCACGTCAGATCTCTGTCGGACCTCCGGTCGGCCGTGACATTTGTACCGGCCGGGTCCGTACATGCGCATCTGCCGCGCGGCCCGGCCCGCTCCGTAGCGTGGGAGTCATGACGCAGACAGCAGACACCGGCCCCGCGGTGAGCTTCACCGGCGCGGTCAAGACCTTCGGCGCGGTACGGGCCGTGGACGGCGCCGATCTGGAGATCCACCGCGGGGAGACCGTCGCGCTCCTGGGGCGCAACGGGGCCGGGAAGTCCACCACGATCGGACTGCTGCTCGGGCTCGACCAGCCCGACAGCGGGCAGGTGCGGCTCTTCGGCCGGACGCCCGAACAGGCGGTACGGGCCGGACTGGTGGGGGCGATGCTGCAGACCGGGCAGCCGATCCCCCGGGTGACGGTGCGGGAACTGGTCGCCTTCGTCGCCAGTACGTATCCGCGCCCCCTCCCGGTGTCCGAGGCGCTGGACATGGCGGGCCTCGCCGAGTTCGCGGGCCGCCGGGTCGACAAGCTCTCCGGCGGCCAGACACAACGCGTCCGGTTCGCCGTGGCGCTCGCCGGGAACCCGGAGCTGATCGTCCTCGACGAGCCGACCGCCGCGCTCGACGTGGAGGCCAGGCGGGCGTTCTGGGACTCCATGCGGGCGTACGCGCGGCGCGGGAACACCGTGCTCTTCTCCACGCACTACCTGGAGGAGGCCGACGACAACGCCGACCGCATCGTGGTCATCGACCGGGGCCGGATCGTCGCGGACGGCAGCGCCGAGCTGATCAAGCGCTCGGCGGGCGGCAGCCTGGTCTCCTTCGACCTGGCGGGCCGGGGAACGGAAGGGCTTCCGCTGCTGCCCGGCGTCACCGCCGTGGAGATCCGCGGGGACCGGGCGTCGCTGCGTACGGACGACTCCGACGCCACCGTCGTCGCCCTCGCGGAGCTGGGCGCGATCCGCGGACTCGCGGTCGCCCCGGCCACCCTGGAGGACGCCTTCCTCCGCCTCACCTCGCACGAACCCGCCTCGCACGAACTCGCCCACGTACCCGGCGAACCGACGAACGAGAGCGGGCACGGAACCGCGCCCCGACCCCAGAAGGCGGACGTCTGATGCTGGAGTACATCAAGCTCGAAGTGCGGCGCACCCTGCGCGACACCGGATTCGTCGTCTTCGGCGTCGGGATGCCGGTGATGATGTATCTGCTGTTCACCAACATCGGCCCCACCGACTCGGCGTCGGCCGCCTGGCGGGTCACCTCGATGGTCGGTATGGCCGCGTACGGAGCGCTGGGCGCCGCGCTCGGCGTCGGTACCGGCGTCGCCTCGGACAAGTCCCTGGGCTGGCTGCGGCAGTTGCGGGTGACTCCGCTGCCGCCCTCCCAGGTGGTGCTGGGCCGGGCGATCGCGGGTTCGGCGACCGTACTGCCGGGCATTCTGGCGGTGCTGCTGTCCGGGGTACTGGTCAACGGCGTACGGATGGACGCCTGGCAGTGGGTGGTGCTCGCCCTGCTGCTCTGGATCGGCGC from Streptomyces sp. NBC_01267 harbors:
- a CDS encoding Zn-dependent alcohol dehydrogenase, with the translated sequence MRAAVLHEIGQEKLEVHDDVEAVGFGPGKVKIRVRATGLCHSDVSAMNGVLPQPAPFVPGHEGAGEILDVGDGVTGLSQGDRVVLCWLPACGICPACKRGQTELCLAGFMNAGTPNFKRPGGDVFGFAGTGTFTEEVVVGAGCAVPIPDDVPFEIAALIGCGVTTGLGAAINTADVQAGSSVAVIGCGGVGISAIQGARLRGASQIIAVDPVASRREAALKFGATEAIAPDALTDAKQRITAGEGFDYVFEVVGKSATARTAYETTRRGGTLCVVGAGAMDDFLQLNMFELFFDEKRILPSMYGGGDVVRSYERAISLWRAGRIDLEGLITHRVPLAGINDALVQMRTGEALRTCIEI
- the eda gene encoding bifunctional 4-hydroxy-2-oxoglutarate aldolase/2-dehydro-3-deoxy-phosphogluconate aldolase; translated protein: MTSVLDLAPVVPVVVLDDAADAVPLARALVAGGLPAIEVTLRTPAALDAIRAIAAEVPDAVVGAGTVISPEGVSQALAAGARFLVSPGWSDRLLGSMTESGVPFLPGVSTTSEVVQLLERGITEMKFFPAEAAGGTPYLKSLGGPLPQARFCPTGGISLTSAPSYLALPNVGCVGGTWMLPAEAVATRDWARVESLARGAAALRVA
- a CDS encoding ABC transporter ATP-binding protein, whose amino-acid sequence is MTQTADTGPAVSFTGAVKTFGAVRAVDGADLEIHRGETVALLGRNGAGKSTTIGLLLGLDQPDSGQVRLFGRTPEQAVRAGLVGAMLQTGQPIPRVTVRELVAFVASTYPRPLPVSEALDMAGLAEFAGRRVDKLSGGQTQRVRFAVALAGNPELIVLDEPTAALDVEARRAFWDSMRAYARRGNTVLFSTHYLEEADDNADRIVVIDRGRIVADGSAELIKRSAGGSLVSFDLAGRGTEGLPLLPGVTAVEIRGDRASLRTDDSDATVVALAELGAIRGLAVAPATLEDAFLRLTSHEPASHELAHVPGEPTNESGHGTAPRPQKADV
- a CDS encoding ABC transporter substrate-binding protein produces the protein MSVRRRSAAVAALALTGALTLAACGSSDSGDGAASSDKANSAAKKDVATGGKDFGDAAKKTAAFGTDAKPGQFPRTITQAMGKTVLKAKPQRVVVLDVGELDNVVSLGIKPVGYAPTEGSEGIPSYLKKNAGNPKNVGTINNLNLEAIANLHPDLILGSQLRAADKYDALKKIAPTVFSIRPGFTWKQNYLLNAAALDRTAQAKAELGSYEKRAKQLGADVGPHKPTISMVRYMPDRIRLYAQQSFIGTILQDAGLPRPKSQQVNDLAVEISPEKIDSADADWIFTGVYGDPKATKRDTVQSNPLWKNLKAVKDGQAKNVPDETWYLGLGVTAADKVLDDLQHYLVK
- a CDS encoding MaoC/PaaZ C-terminal domain-containing protein, whose translation is MPIDAAEAVAAEPRSSEITWGHKDVQLYHLGVGAGLPATDADELRYTLESRLHVLPSFATVAGAGTALAGGLTAPGIEVDLAAVLHGGQTVVLHRPIPVEGTAVSASRVQAVYDKGKAAVIVLRSEVSDAEGPLWTSDSQIFVRGEGGFGGERGPSARLELPDRAPDRTEERPIRPDQALLYRLSGDWNPLHADPEFAKLAGFDRPILHGLCSYGMTLKAVVDTVLGGDVARVDSYATRFAGVVFPGETLRLRMWESPGRVQVAVSAVERDDAPVLADTVVTHH
- a CDS encoding Nif3-like dinuclear metal center hexameric protein, with the protein product MPRLSEVIAALDALWPPERAESWDAVGTVCGDPQAPEGVDRVLFAVDPVQEIADEAVALGAQLIVTHHPLYLRGTTTVAADTFKGRVVHTLIRHGIALHVAHTNADTADPGVSDALAGALDLRVVGPLVPDPADPHGRRGLGRVCELDHPVTLREFAARAAARLPATAQGIRVAGDPDALVHTVAVSGGSGDSLFDQVRASGVDAFLTADLRHHPVSEAVQQSPLGLLDAAHWATEWPWCTQAAAQLDAISDRNGWGLRTHVSRTVTDPWTAHAASTATDPSGAPN
- a CDS encoding 3-oxoacyl-ACP reductase, whose translation is MSLPLDGLSAIVTGAGRGLGRAEALELARLGASVVVNDFGQPGRDGSGEASAAPAEEVAAEIRAAGGQAVAHLGDVADHEQARALVQLAVDTYGKLDILVNNAGILRDRMVFSMSESEWDSVIRVHLKGHFNTTHFASVHWRERSKAAGGPVYGRIVNTSSEAYLAGSAGQPNYAAAKGGVVGLTTSTALALGKYGVTANAICPRARTRMTEDVFAGFQEPGAGELDPLAPEHVSPLVGYLASPAAAQVNGQLLVVHGGMVAVVERPRVAAKFDTAKTVFSYEELDEVLSPYYADRPPNETFAASEVLGLKHSG
- the yaaA gene encoding peroxide stress protein YaaA, with product MLVLLPPSEGKAASGSGAPLKPESLSLPGLAGARAAVLDELVELCAADEEKAREVLGLSEGLRGEVVKNTGLRTAGARPAGQIYTGVLYDALDLGSLDASARRRAATSLLVFSGLWGAVRIGDRIPSYRCSMGVKLPGLGALGTHWRAPMAAVMPEVAGGGLVLDLRSAAYATAWKPKGEVAERTASVRVLHAPTRKVVSHFNKATKGRMVRDLLLAGAAPADPAALVETLRELGYVVEASAPVKAGKAWELDVLVTEIH
- a CDS encoding zinc ribbon domain-containing protein, translating into MNAAHADQIRLLDVQSLDVRLSQLAHKRKSLPEHAEIDSLTKDLTQLRDLLVAVRTEESDTAREQTKAEQDVDQVRQRSARDQQRLDSGAVSSPKDLENLQREITSLAKRQGDLEDVVLEVMERRESAQERATELTERVGSVEGKVADATARRDAAAGEIDREVATLTKEREVVAASVPADLMKLYEKLRVQQGGVGAARLYQRRCEGCRLELNITEVNEVKAAPADSVLRCENCHRILVRTADSGI
- a CDS encoding bifunctional RNase H/acid phosphatase, which produces MREFVVEADGGSRGNPGPAGYGAVVLDPATGETLTEAAEFIGFATNNVAEYRGLIAGLRAAAALDPAARVRVRMDSKLVVEQMSGRWQIKHPDMKPLAAEAATVLPRSQVTYEWIPRERNKHADRLANEAMDAGRDGRQWEPSDSTADLGAPSAPEATGAPAAPPVGWSAPADLGAPATFVLLRHGETALTPEKRFSGSGGTDPELSATGREQAERAAAAFAARGTIQAVVSSPLRRCRETAQTVADRLGLPVRIEEGLRETDFGAWEGLTFGEARERYRADLDAWLASSKAAPTGGGESFATVARRVASARDRLIAGHRGTTALLVTHVTPIKTLVRLALGAPPESLFRMELSAASVSAVAYYADGNASVRLLNDTSHLR